In Saccharothrix syringae, the following are encoded in one genomic region:
- a CDS encoding MFS transporter, translating to MTHPLRSRSFRLLFVGRSLSTVSDSLVPAALSLTIVLATGSASALATVLVCAMVPRLLLLPLGGAVADRFDVRRVAVTADLVRCATQAFVGVELLTSGPHLAHLCVAQAVAGAASACALPTTSPLVAGVVEGAARQRANAVMGVSRSVSLLFGPALAAALILLAGPGWVFLVDATAFAVSAALLAAIRSARAEPVPRRSIRADLAEGWAEVRARDWYWTGLVVHAVWNFTAGVLLTLGPVIAVTRLGGEGAWLAVLQAGGIGLLLGSLLAGRARLRRPVLVANLGLATYAVPLALFAVPAPVAAVVAGYGLALVALGFLNPTWDTVVQANVPEHALARVTAYDWLFSLAAQPLGFALGPLVAQRWGPGVPLWTAAALVAVACLGVAAVPGVRGLVTGTRGEPVPETARGR from the coding sequence GTGACGCACCCTCTGCGGAGCCGCAGCTTCCGGCTGCTGTTCGTCGGCCGCAGCCTGTCCACGGTCAGCGACTCCCTGGTGCCCGCCGCCCTGAGCCTGACGATCGTGCTGGCCACCGGTTCCGCGTCCGCGCTCGCCACCGTGCTGGTGTGCGCGATGGTGCCCCGGCTCCTGCTGCTCCCGCTCGGCGGCGCGGTGGCCGACCGGTTCGACGTGCGCCGGGTCGCGGTGACCGCGGACCTGGTGCGGTGCGCGACCCAGGCGTTCGTCGGCGTCGAGCTGCTGACGAGCGGGCCGCACCTGGCGCACCTCTGCGTCGCGCAGGCCGTCGCTGGCGCCGCGTCCGCGTGCGCGCTGCCCACCACCTCGCCGCTGGTGGCCGGCGTGGTGGAGGGCGCGGCCCGGCAGCGGGCCAACGCGGTCATGGGCGTCTCGCGCAGCGTGTCGCTGCTGTTCGGGCCCGCGCTGGCCGCCGCGCTGATCCTGCTCGCCGGTCCCGGCTGGGTGTTCCTGGTCGACGCCACCGCGTTCGCCGTCAGCGCCGCGCTGCTCGCCGCGATCCGGTCGGCGCGGGCCGAGCCGGTGCCGCGCCGGTCGATCCGCGCCGACCTCGCCGAGGGCTGGGCCGAGGTCCGCGCCCGGGACTGGTACTGGACCGGCCTGGTCGTGCACGCGGTGTGGAACTTCACCGCGGGCGTGCTGCTCACCCTCGGACCGGTCATCGCGGTCACCCGGCTCGGCGGCGAGGGCGCCTGGCTCGCGGTGCTCCAGGCGGGCGGGATCGGCCTGCTCCTCGGCTCGCTGCTGGCGGGCCGGGCCCGGCTGCGCAGACCGGTGCTGGTCGCCAACCTCGGCCTGGCCACCTACGCGGTGCCGCTGGCGCTGTTCGCCGTGCCCGCGCCGGTGGCCGCCGTGGTCGCGGGCTACGGGCTCGCGCTGGTCGCCCTGGGGTTCCTCAACCCCACCTGGGACACGGTCGTGCAGGCGAACGTCCCCGAGCACGCGCTGGCCAGGGTGACCGCCTACGACTGGCTCTTCTCGCTCGCCGCCCAGCCGCTCGGCTTCGCCCTGGGCCCGCTCGTCGCGCAGCGGTGGGGACCGGGCGTGCCGCTGTGGACGGCCGCCGCGCTCGTCGCCGTCGCGTGCCTGGGCGTGGCCGCCGTGCCGGGGGTGCGGGGGCTCGTCACCGGGACCCGCGGCGAACCCGTTCCCGAGACCGCGCGGGGGAGGTGA